The Peribacillus sp. FSL E2-0218 genome contains a region encoding:
- the brnQ gene encoding branched-chain amino acid transport system II carrier protein, translated as MSNKVPSSFIVVIGFMLFALFFGAGNLIFPPMLGQSAGMNVWIANAGFLVTGVGLPLLGVMALGFSGKDDLQSLASRVHPVFGIVFTTVLYLAIGPLFAIPRTGNVSFEIGVKPFLPENPGPLPLIIFTIIFFTVTCLLSLNPAKIVEIVGKVLTPIKLTFIGILVVVAFVHPIGDFQAPASNYTIQPFFNGFKEGYLTMDTLASFVFGIIIINAIKAKGATTKKQIMIVCGKATAIAAIILATIYTALSYMGASSVEKLGHLDNGGIVLAKVSDYYFGAYGGILLGLMITVACITTSVGLITSCSTYFHKLFPNLPYKTIAISLSVFSAIVANIGLTQLIAISVPVMTAIYPLAIVLIFLTFFHSLFKGKPEVYQGSLLLTFIVSLFDGLSGAGIHISFIDTFFNAILPLYGEGLGWIIPAIVGGLVGYASSLIRPSHNHQID; from the coding sequence GTGTCTAATAAAGTGCCATCTTCATTCATAGTAGTGATCGGTTTCATGCTGTTCGCTTTATTCTTTGGGGCAGGAAATTTAATCTTCCCGCCAATGCTTGGTCAATCGGCAGGAATGAATGTCTGGATTGCCAATGCCGGGTTCTTGGTAACGGGAGTCGGACTGCCTTTACTCGGTGTAATGGCGCTTGGCTTTTCAGGAAAAGATGATTTACAGTCGCTAGCGAGTCGCGTACATCCGGTGTTTGGGATTGTCTTCACAACCGTTCTATATTTAGCGATCGGGCCGCTATTCGCAATACCACGAACAGGTAACGTATCCTTTGAAATCGGTGTGAAACCTTTCTTACCCGAAAATCCAGGACCACTGCCTTTAATCATCTTCACCATCATCTTTTTCACGGTAACGTGTCTTCTTTCGCTCAATCCTGCGAAAATTGTCGAAATTGTGGGGAAAGTTTTGACACCGATCAAGTTAACGTTCATTGGAATTCTCGTGGTGGTCGCATTCGTTCATCCAATCGGGGACTTTCAAGCACCTGCCAGTAACTATACCATTCAACCATTTTTCAATGGATTCAAAGAAGGGTATTTAACGATGGATACACTTGCATCCTTTGTTTTTGGTATCATCATCATTAATGCCATCAAAGCAAAAGGCGCCACAACAAAAAAACAAATCATGATCGTTTGCGGAAAAGCAACCGCCATTGCTGCCATCATCCTTGCAACGATTTATACGGCCCTTTCCTATATGGGAGCTTCCAGCGTAGAAAAGCTGGGACATCTGGACAACGGAGGGATCGTCTTGGCCAAAGTATCGGATTACTACTTTGGGGCGTACGGCGGAATCCTATTGGGACTAATGATTACGGTAGCCTGTATAACGACAAGTGTAGGACTGATAACGTCTTGCTCGACATACTTCCATAAACTATTCCCGAATCTGCCATACAAAACCATTGCGATCAGCTTATCGGTCTTCAGTGCAATAGTTGCCAATATCGGCCTGACCCAGCTCATTGCCATTTCCGTACCTGTGATGACAGCCATTTACCCGTTGGCCATCGTATTGATTTTCTTAACATTCTTCCATTCTCTATTCAAAGGGAAACCGGAAGTGTATCAAGGCAGCTTACTGCTGACCTTCATCGTCAGCTTATTTGATGGATTAAGCGGAGCTGGCATTCACATTTCATTCATCGATACTTTCTTTAATGCAATCCTTCCTTTATATGGGGAAGGACTAGGATGGATCATCCCGGCCATCGTAGGAGGACTCGTCGGTTACGCCAGCAGCCTCATACGCCCGAGCCACAACCATCAAATCGACTAA
- a CDS encoding DinB family protein, whose translation MYVKAEGIELEKRELRITALPGYEGEIGRWLWCLEDVRRTILSQLTGVSQAIIDTKTAERQTIGSLLYHIALVEADWLYEEVLVREWDPEILALFPADSRSADGSLTHMEGQTVEEHVDRLNRVRKVFLSYFQTMDLDDWRKPRILEKYDVTPEWVVYHLIEHESHHRGQIFQQLRQLRNEIKS comes from the coding sequence ATGTACGTGAAAGCGGAGGGAATTGAATTGGAGAAAAGGGAATTAAGAATCACTGCATTACCGGGATATGAAGGAGAAATTGGGCGGTGGCTCTGGTGTTTGGAAGATGTACGCCGTACGATCCTATCGCAATTAACCGGCGTCAGCCAAGCTATAATCGATACGAAGACGGCTGAACGGCAAACGATTGGCTCGCTGCTTTATCACATTGCATTGGTCGAGGCGGATTGGTTATACGAAGAAGTGCTTGTCAGGGAATGGGACCCGGAAATACTTGCCCTGTTTCCGGCAGACAGCCGTTCAGCGGATGGCTCCCTGACCCATATGGAGGGACAAACTGTAGAAGAACACGTGGACCGCCTGAACCGGGTACGCAAAGTTTTCCTCTCATATTTCCAAACAATGGACCTGGATGACTGGCGTAAACCAAGAATACTTGAAAAATATGACGTCACACCTGAATGGGTCGTTTACCATTTGATTGAACACGAATCCCATCACCGCGGACAAATCTTTCAACAACTGAGGCAATTACGGAACGAAATAAAAAGTTAA
- a CDS encoding GNAT family N-acetyltransferase, whose product MLIREATVADAEGIAIVHVDSWRTTYKNIIPNDFLAKLSYHKRKASWIENISNEGNHVYLAENGDGRIVGFINGGKRAKNPVADSGDLTAIYILEEFQGMGIGKKLLKQLFLKLEELGFHSILVEVLDRNKSRFFYEAFGAKVIKSEPIKIAGEALTLLVYEWKDTAQVLDAKNVRESGGN is encoded by the coding sequence ATGCTGATAAGGGAGGCAACGGTCGCCGATGCAGAAGGGATAGCGATCGTACATGTAGACAGTTGGAGAACGACTTATAAAAATATCATTCCGAACGATTTTTTAGCGAAACTGTCCTACCACAAAAGAAAGGCTTCATGGATAGAGAATATATCGAATGAAGGGAATCACGTTTACTTAGCAGAAAATGGCGATGGAAGGATTGTCGGGTTCATTAATGGCGGAAAAAGGGCAAAAAATCCGGTTGCAGATTCCGGTGACTTAACCGCCATATATATCCTCGAAGAATTTCAAGGAATGGGCATAGGCAAAAAGCTTCTGAAGCAACTGTTTTTGAAATTGGAAGAGCTGGGATTTCATTCGATTTTGGTCGAAGTGCTCGATCGAAACAAATCCCGATTTTTTTATGAAGCATTTGGAGCAAAGGTGATTAAGTCGGAACCCATCAAAATAGCCGGCGAAGCATTAACGCTTTTGGTTTACGAATGGAAGGACACGGCCCAGGTATTGGATGCCAAGAATGTACGTGAAAGCGGAGGGAATTGA
- the sdaAA gene encoding L-serine ammonia-lyase, iron-sulfur-dependent, subunit alpha, producing MFRNVAELVELAESKNVKIAEIMILQEMEFSGLSREQIIEKMDRNLTVMEQAVERGLKGVQSVTGLTGGDAVLLQNYMKTGRALAGNLLLDAVSKAVATNEVNAAMGMICATPTAGSAGVVPGTLFAVKEKLNPTRAEMIEFLFTSAAFGFVVANNASISGAAGGCQAEVGSASGMAAAAIVELAGGTPSQSAEAMAITLKNMLGLVCDPVAGLVEVPCVKRNAMGASNAITAADMALAGITSRIPCDEVIDAMYKIGQTMPVALRETAEGGLAATPTGRRLAEEIFGSYK from the coding sequence ATGTTCCGGAATGTAGCAGAGTTGGTTGAACTAGCTGAAAGTAAGAATGTTAAAATCGCAGAGATCATGATTTTGCAAGAAATGGAGTTCTCAGGCTTGTCGAGGGAGCAAATCATTGAAAAAATGGACAGGAATCTGACGGTCATGGAACAAGCGGTCGAAAGAGGACTTAAGGGAGTGCAATCCGTTACAGGCCTAACTGGCGGAGATGCGGTCCTGTTGCAAAATTATATGAAGACGGGCAGGGCTCTCGCAGGCAATCTGCTCTTGGATGCCGTCAGCAAAGCTGTTGCCACGAACGAGGTGAATGCAGCGATGGGAATGATTTGTGCCACTCCCACTGCGGGGTCTGCAGGTGTGGTTCCCGGTACCTTATTTGCTGTGAAGGAAAAGTTGAATCCGACGAGGGCAGAAATGATCGAATTTCTCTTCACCTCGGCAGCGTTCGGTTTTGTCGTTGCGAACAACGCCTCGATTTCAGGGGCAGCTGGAGGCTGTCAAGCAGAAGTCGGTTCGGCAAGCGGAATGGCGGCAGCTGCGATTGTGGAGCTAGCCGGAGGTACGCCTAGTCAATCTGCAGAGGCGATGGCGATTACATTGAAAAATATGCTTGGCCTTGTTTGCGATCCCGTGGCTGGTTTAGTTGAGGTTCCTTGCGTGAAACGTAACGCGATGGGAGCATCTAACGCGATAACGGCAGCAGACATGGCACTGGCAGGCATAACGAGCCGCATTCCATGCGACGAAGTGATCGATGCGATGTATAAAATTGGGCAGACCATGCCAGTCGCCCTTCGCGAAACGGCAGAGGGAGGCCTTGCGGCTACTCCGACAGGCCGGAGATTGGCAGAGGAAATATTCGGGTCCTATAAATAA
- the sdaAB gene encoding L-serine ammonia-lyase, iron-sulfur-dependent subunit beta gives MKYRSAFDIIGPVMIGPSSSHTAGAARIGRVARTLFGKQPNKAIISLYGSFAKTYRGHGTDVAVVGGILDFDTDDERIPSSLTIAEEAGMEVTFTIEDTVMDHPNTVKIRLFDEEKELELVGISIGGGTIEITELNTFKLKLSGENPAILVVHNDVFGIISSVSTVLANHEINIGHMEVSRKEKGQMALMVIEVDQKIKLEIMKELEGLENVLQVIKMVE, from the coding sequence ATGAAATACAGATCTGCATTTGATATAATCGGTCCCGTGATGATCGGACCTTCCAGTTCACATACAGCAGGAGCTGCCAGAATAGGCAGAGTGGCAAGGACATTATTCGGGAAGCAACCTAATAAAGCCATCATTTCTTTGTACGGTTCTTTTGCAAAAACCTACAGGGGACACGGCACGGATGTTGCTGTCGTTGGCGGGATATTGGATTTCGATACCGATGATGAAAGGATCCCTTCCTCCTTAACCATTGCGGAAGAAGCGGGCATGGAGGTTACCTTTACAATCGAGGATACGGTGATGGACCATCCCAATACAGTCAAGATCAGGCTATTCGATGAAGAGAAGGAATTGGAGCTTGTTGGAATCTCCATAGGCGGGGGTACAATCGAAATAACGGAGCTGAATACATTTAAGCTTAAATTGTCAGGCGAAAATCCAGCCATTCTGGTTGTGCACAACGATGTGTTCGGGATCATATCCTCCGTTTCAACCGTGTTGGCCAATCACGAAATTAACATCGGTCATATGGAAGTTTCACGAAAAGAAAAAGGCCAGATGGCCCTCATGGTGATCGAAGTGGATCAGAAGATCAAGCTTGAAATCATGAAAGAGCTTGAGGGATTGGAAAACGTTTTGCAAGTCATTAAAATGGTCGAATAA
- a CDS encoding endonuclease — protein MKKSGMSKLFLAILFVLSTVLPYAAVANAEGTTITVAEAITNNSGTATVKGYIVGVAKNGTSYQQAPPFTEGTNIGIADSRDETDVKKIMPVQLPAGSIRTALNLVDHPELLKAQVTITGKLEKYFSVPGLKSPTAYTIITDGGTPPEQPDVKVLDSIAEARTNTEDVVQVDGVVTTGLGYWGGKGFYIQDETAGLYVYGSSWPKDVKQGDKVRLIGKVSAYNKELQMQPTSLDIISSGNELPRIQKLDATGVNGDTQGELVTLENVTITGLAASGTYGTFEFLAKDANGNTVIVRHDNRNGSTYDDFLKSFKDGDVISVTGIASQFNDIYQLKPRGLEDYELINKPAVYTDIFPGTVSEHTKVILNTGWKDAKIHYTLDGSEPTSASTVYTEPIILTKDTVIKAMAVNDKTSEVFSFAYTVTKTNEVKIREIQGMDHYSSYENQLVSGVEGVVTYVKDANNFYMQDPNPDQDVTTSEGILVYNKAHGLKAGDHIKVAGKVVEWYIEGYAERKTTDLPTTELTNTTVEKLGTVTVPKPIVIGKDVTPPAENIDDDRLTEFNPGEDGIDFYESLEGMLVQVSNPKVVAPQDYGELVVVPGNMETTTAVGGVKITETDYNPERIILDIDDEKFVAKTGDSFEGSVTGVLSYGFSNYRVLTDKNQLPTLKDGGTAREVTALEKDSDKLSIASYNIENFSTQTANAKVETIATSIITNLKQPDIIGVTEMQDNDGETDSGTTDSAQSAKKLTDKIKALGGPDYQFIDIAPEDRRDGGAPGGNIRVGFLYNADRVKLTEGTKGSATQSVAFKDGKLTLNPGRIEPADPAFASSRKPLAAQFEFKGESVVVVANHFNSKGGDQPLFGKNQPPVLSSETQRLKIASIVNGFVSDIKAQNAKANIVLLGDFNDYEFSAPLKTLKGKDLTNMIEKVPFEKRYSYTYQGNSQVLDHILVSNNMAAATKVDIVHINSSFMEVHGRASDHDPVLIQTALSGSGGVEPVTPDKTYHLQNVKTKKLTIASPSVLVDLDEASKIDEGIMLKSSYAVFKGLGLKNAAVTIKPDKEGAVIDFGGMAVKEVIIDNAHVKEIRGAENVQKWSVTEGVDTKNIKFFDSKGEAIASPFGIKENQAPVVTKRLENVNVQLGSKVTIDLDEHFTDPDGDPLTFSSTLGMVAGSTLTLPTNEAGTTIVAVKAEDKQSEAVARFTLNVSDDSTLEAYYEKAAGKTGTELKAVLHSIIKGHTMVSYDQVWNALKETDEDPQNSNHVLLLYSGKSIAKNANGGNVGQWNREHVWAKSHGDFGTSKGPGTDLHHLRPADVTVNGKRGHLDFDDGGQTYNGCECKFDADSWEPPNHVKGDIARMLFYMAVRYEGDGELDLELSDSVNTYPKPLHGKLSTLLKWNELDPVDDFESHRNHVIYGWQHNRNPFIDHPEWASKIWGAVNSKDEKKAS, from the coding sequence TTGAAGAAGAGTGGGATGAGCAAGCTTTTCCTTGCCATATTGTTTGTGCTATCAACGGTTTTGCCATACGCCGCCGTTGCAAACGCGGAAGGGACGACGATAACGGTGGCGGAAGCCATTACCAATAACAGCGGGACGGCAACCGTGAAGGGATACATTGTCGGAGTCGCAAAAAACGGGACAAGCTATCAGCAGGCACCGCCTTTTACTGAAGGGACGAATATTGGGATAGCGGACAGCCGGGATGAAACGGATGTAAAGAAAATCATGCCCGTTCAGCTTCCAGCCGGAAGCATCCGCACGGCATTGAATCTAGTCGATCATCCGGAATTGTTGAAGGCACAAGTGACGATTACCGGGAAATTGGAAAAATATTTTTCCGTACCTGGTCTGAAATCGCCGACCGCATACACCATCATCACGGATGGCGGAACTCCTCCTGAACAGCCAGATGTGAAGGTTCTGGATTCCATTGCCGAAGCCCGCACGAATACCGAAGATGTTGTGCAGGTGGATGGCGTGGTGACCACAGGGCTGGGATATTGGGGTGGTAAAGGATTTTATATCCAAGATGAGACCGCTGGGCTATATGTGTATGGTTCTTCATGGCCTAAGGATGTGAAGCAAGGGGATAAGGTTCGTTTAATTGGCAAGGTTTCGGCTTATAACAAGGAATTGCAAATGCAGCCGACTTCCTTGGATATCATTTCTTCCGGGAATGAGCTTCCGAGGATCCAAAAGCTGGACGCAACTGGCGTCAATGGGGACACACAAGGGGAGCTGGTCACCCTTGAAAACGTGACCATTACAGGATTGGCTGCATCGGGAACATACGGAACATTCGAATTTCTGGCGAAGGATGCAAACGGAAACACGGTGATTGTCCGTCATGATAACCGCAACGGTTCGACTTATGACGATTTCCTGAAAAGCTTTAAAGACGGCGATGTCATTTCCGTTACCGGAATCGCCTCACAATTTAATGACATATACCAACTGAAGCCGCGTGGCCTTGAAGATTATGAACTAATCAACAAACCGGCCGTTTACACGGATATTTTCCCTGGAACGGTGAGTGAACATACGAAGGTAATACTTAATACCGGCTGGAAAGATGCGAAGATTCATTATACGCTCGATGGCTCAGAACCGACTTCAGCAAGCACGGTTTACACAGAGCCCATCATCTTGACGAAAGATACGGTCATAAAGGCAATGGCCGTTAACGACAAAACGTCTGAGGTTTTCTCATTTGCCTATACCGTCACGAAAACCAATGAAGTGAAAATCCGTGAAATCCAGGGGATGGATCATTATTCATCGTACGAGAATCAACTCGTCTCTGGTGTCGAGGGTGTCGTCACGTATGTAAAAGATGCGAATAACTTCTACATGCAGGATCCGAATCCGGATCAGGACGTAACGACTTCGGAGGGAATTCTTGTATACAATAAAGCGCATGGTCTGAAAGCGGGAGATCATATCAAGGTGGCAGGTAAGGTCGTTGAATGGTATATCGAGGGGTATGCCGAGAGGAAAACGACAGATTTGCCAACAACGGAGTTGACGAACACGACCGTTGAAAAGCTCGGCACAGTGACTGTACCGAAACCGATCGTCATCGGCAAAGACGTCACTCCGCCTGCGGAAAACATAGATGATGATAGATTGACAGAATTCAATCCAGGCGAAGATGGCATTGATTTCTACGAGAGCTTGGAGGGTATGCTTGTCCAGGTATCCAATCCAAAAGTGGTTGCTCCACAAGACTATGGTGAATTGGTCGTGGTTCCTGGGAATATGGAAACGACGACTGCTGTTGGAGGCGTGAAAATTACGGAAACGGACTACAATCCAGAACGGATCATCTTGGATATAGATGATGAAAAATTCGTGGCCAAAACCGGTGATTCCTTTGAAGGATCGGTTACGGGTGTACTCAGTTATGGATTCAGCAACTACCGGGTGCTGACGGATAAAAATCAGCTGCCGACATTAAAGGATGGCGGCACGGCCCGGGAAGTGACAGCGTTAGAGAAGGATTCCGATAAATTATCGATTGCTTCCTATAATATCGAGAATTTCTCGACGCAAACGGCTAACGCGAAAGTGGAAACAATCGCAACATCCATCATTACAAATCTTAAGCAGCCCGATATCATCGGCGTTACCGAGATGCAGGATAATGATGGGGAAACGGACAGCGGGACAACGGATTCTGCACAAAGTGCCAAGAAGCTAACGGACAAAATCAAAGCATTGGGCGGACCGGACTATCAATTCATTGATATCGCTCCAGAAGATAGACGCGATGGCGGAGCGCCAGGCGGGAATATCCGTGTCGGCTTCTTATATAATGCCGACCGTGTCAAGTTAACGGAGGGAACGAAAGGGTCGGCGACGCAGTCGGTAGCCTTCAAGGATGGAAAGCTTACCTTGAACCCTGGACGGATCGAGCCTGCTGATCCTGCCTTCGCTTCAAGCCGGAAGCCGTTGGCCGCTCAATTCGAATTCAAAGGCGAAAGTGTCGTGGTAGTCGCCAATCATTTCAATTCAAAGGGCGGCGACCAGCCATTATTCGGAAAGAATCAGCCTCCTGTGCTTTCAAGCGAGACGCAAAGGCTTAAGATTGCTTCCATCGTCAACGGATTTGTCAGTGATATCAAGGCACAGAATGCCAAGGCGAATATCGTCTTGCTTGGCGATTTCAACGATTATGAATTTTCGGCACCGCTTAAAACATTAAAGGGTAAAGACTTAACGAATATGATCGAGAAAGTCCCTTTTGAGAAACGTTATTCATACACCTATCAAGGGAATTCCCAAGTATTGGACCATATTCTCGTCTCGAATAATATGGCCGCCGCGACGAAAGTCGATATTGTCCATATTAACTCATCCTTCATGGAAGTGCATGGACGGGCAAGCGATCATGATCCTGTATTGATTCAAACCGCTTTATCCGGATCGGGCGGAGTTGAACCGGTTACGCCAGATAAAACGTATCATCTGCAAAACGTTAAAACAAAAAAACTTACGATTGCATCCCCTAGTGTTTTGGTGGATCTGGACGAAGCATCCAAAATTGATGAAGGCATCATGTTAAAGAGTTCCTATGCAGTATTCAAAGGCTTGGGGCTCAAAAATGCAGCAGTCACGATCAAGCCGGATAAGGAAGGCGCAGTCATTGATTTTGGCGGCATGGCGGTGAAGGAAGTCATCATCGATAATGCTCATGTAAAAGAAATCCGCGGCGCTGAGAATGTCCAGAAGTGGTCAGTAACCGAAGGCGTCGACACAAAGAATATCAAGTTTTTCGATTCGAAAGGGGAAGCCATCGCTTCCCCTTTTGGGATTAAAGAAAATCAAGCGCCAGTCGTGACGAAACGTTTGGAAAACGTTAATGTGCAACTAGGGTCTAAGGTAACGATCGATCTGGATGAACATTTTACAGACCCCGATGGCGATCCACTGACCTTTTCATCGACGCTTGGTATGGTTGCCGGCTCCACGTTAACTCTCCCTACGAATGAGGCGGGGACAACCATTGTGGCAGTCAAGGCCGAAGACAAACAGTCGGAAGCGGTTGCCCGTTTCACGTTGAACGTCTCGGATGACTCGACGCTTGAAGCTTATTATGAAAAGGCGGCAGGAAAAACAGGGACGGAATTGAAGGCTGTGCTGCACTCCATCATCAAGGGACATACGATGGTGTCTTATGATCAAGTATGGAATGCTCTTAAGGAAACGGATGAAGATCCGCAAAACAGCAATCATGTCCTTTTGCTGTACTCTGGAAAATCGATTGCCAAGAACGCCAATGGCGGCAATGTTGGGCAATGGAACCGTGAACATGTTTGGGCAAAATCCCACGGTGATTTTGGAACAAGCAAAGGCCCAGGGACCGACCTGCACCATCTCCGTCCCGCCGATGTGACGGTGAATGGCAAACGGGGCCACCTCGATTTCGACGATGGCGGCCAAACGTACAATGGCTGTGAATGCAAATTCGATGCAGATTCATGGGAACCGCCAAACCATGTGAAAGGCGATATCGCCCGGATGCTGTTTTACATGGCCGTCCGTTATGAAGGGGACGGGGAGCTGGATCTGGAATTATCCGATTCGGTCAATACGTATCCGAAACCGCTCCATGGAAAGCTTTCGACACTACTGAAATGGAATGAACTCGATCCAGTCGACGATTTCGAAAGCCATCGCAATCATGTCATTTATGGCTGGCAGCATAACCGCAATCCATTCATCGATCACCCTGAATGGGCGTCCAAGATTTGGGGTGCCGTGAATTCGAAGGATGAGAAAAAGGCTAGCTAG